In bacterium, one DNA window encodes the following:
- a CDS encoding rRNA pseudouridine synthase, with product MKNPGSMRINRYLAHCGIASRRSAEKLVLEGRVKVNGVVVQSLGCQIDERQDQVTVDDHPVQCEGKNIYILLNKPKGYVTTAKDEHGRKTVMELVKIDDRLVPVGRLDYQSEGLLLLTNDGDLTFRLLHPRFKVSKIYYATLKSDFNPRDFQRLTRGVQVEDYVTQPCEAWFYGRTPDRIAVCLQEGKKHQVRLMLAALGYEVKNLRRVQFGPLTLGRLRAGEWRRLTSNEVHALKKAVGLSD from the coding sequence ATGAAGAATCCAGGCAGCATGCGGATTAACCGCTATCTCGCTCACTGCGGCATCGCCTCGCGTCGCAGTGCAGAAAAACTGGTTCTCGAAGGCCGGGTGAAGGTGAACGGAGTGGTGGTGCAGTCGCTCGGTTGTCAGATCGATGAAAGGCAGGACCAGGTGACTGTGGATGATCACCCGGTCCAGTGCGAGGGCAAAAATATTTATATTCTTTTAAATAAGCCGAAGGGCTATGTCACCACCGCCAAGGACGAACACGGCCGTAAAACCGTGATGGAGCTGGTGAAAATCGACGACCGTCTGGTTCCAGTGGGCCGGCTGGATTACCAGAGCGAAGGATTGTTGCTGTTGACCAACGACGGGGATCTGACTTTTCGCCTGCTGCATCCCCGTTTCAAAGTGAGCAAAATCTATTACGCGACGTTGAAATCCGACTTTAATCCCCGCGATTTTCAACGGCTCACTCGTGGGGTGCAGGTGGAGGACTATGTTACTCAACCCTGCGAGGCCTGGTTTTATGGGCGAACTCCGGACCGGATCGCCGTATGTTTGCAAGAGGGCAAGAAGCACCAGGTGCGTCTGATGCTCGCCGCCTTGGGCTATGAAGTGAAAAATCTGCGCCGCGTACAATTCGGACCTCTGACCCTGGGGCGTTTACGCGCTGGCGAGTGGCGGCGCCTGACCAGCAACGAGGTGCACGCATTGAAAAAAGCCGTTGGATTGTCCGATTGA